A genomic window from Triticum urartu cultivar G1812 chromosome 7, Tu2.1, whole genome shotgun sequence includes:
- the LOC125525388 gene encoding predicted GPI-anchored protein 33, giving the protein MPRQFLGKKVRSQEAPPASSTTPTRAATAAASRTTTTAAPPSTVITSTGAVAASSHGRSRTPTHGDCSTGMTTAAAPSEASITLTNATTASSHMRSMAPTRGEGSSRLTSTVTPSDASVKSTGATTASSHMRSMAPTPGEGSSRMTSTVTPSAASVKSTGATTASSHMRSMAPTPGEGDCNQCSNSIHNDCNQL; this is encoded by the exons ATGCCAAGACAGTTTCTTGGTAAGAAGGTGAGGTCACAGGAGGCTCCACCCGCATCCTCAACTACGCCAACAAGGGCGGCCACGGCGGCAGCCTCAAGAACGACAACAACGGCGGCTCCACCATCGACTGTAATAACATCAACTGGTGCAGTGGCGGCCTCAAGCCATGGACGGTCGAGGACGCCGACACACGGTGACTGTTCCACAGGAATGACGACAGCGGCGGCTCCGTCTGAGGCTTCTATAAC CCTCACTAACGCAACGACTGCCTCAAGCCATATGAGGTCGATGGCGCCGACACGAGGTGAGGGGTCCTCAAGACTGACATCAACGGTAACTCCATCCGATGCCTCAGTAAAGTCAACTGGCGCAACAACTGCCTCAAGCCATATGCGGTCGATGGCGCCAACACCAGGTGAGGGGTCCTCAAGAATGACATCAACGGTAACTCCATCCGCTGCCTCAGTAAAGTCAACTGGCGCAACGACTGCCTCAAGCCATATGCGGTCGATGGCGCCGACACCAGGTGAGGGAGATTGCAACCAGTGTAGTAACTCCATCCACAACGATTGCAACCAGTTGTAA